In one Diceros bicornis minor isolate mBicDic1 chromosome 2, mDicBic1.mat.cur, whole genome shotgun sequence genomic region, the following are encoded:
- the CTNNB1 gene encoding catenin beta-1: MATQADLMELDMAMEPDRKAAVSHWQQQSYLDSGIHSGATTTAPSLSGKGNPEEEDVDTTQVLYEWEQGFSQSFTQEQVADIDGQYAMTRAQRVRAAMFPETLDEGMQIPSTQFDAAHPTNVQRLAEPSQMLKHAVVNLINYQDDAELATRAIPELTKLLNDEDQVVVNKAAVMVHQLSKKEASRHAIMRSPQMVSAIVRTMQNTNDVETARCTAGTLHNLSHHREGLLAIFKSGGIPALVKMLGSPVDSVLFYAITTLHNLLLHQEGAKMAVRLAGGLQKMVALLNKTNVKFLAITTDCLQILAYGNQESKLIILASGGPQALVNIMRTYTYEKLLWTTSRVLKVLSVCSSNKPAIVEAGGMQALGLHLTDPSQRLVQNCLWTLRNLSDAATKQEGMEGLLGTLVQLLGSDDINVVTCAAGILSNLTCNNYKNKMMVCQVGGIEALVRTVLRAGDREDITEPAICALRHLTSRHQEAEMAQNAVRLHYGLPVVVKLLHPPSHWPLIKATVGLIRNLALCPANHAPLREQGAIPRLVQLLVRAHQDTQRRTSMGGTQQQFVEGVRMEEIVEGCTGALHILARDVHNRIVIRGLNTIPLFVQLLYSPIENIQRVAAGVLCELAQDKEAAEAIEAEGATAPLTELLHSRNEGVATYAAAVLFRMSEDKPQDYKKRLSVELTSSLFRTEPMAWNETADLGLDIGAQGEPLGYRQDDPSYRSFHSGGYGQDALGMDPMMEHEMGGHHPGADYPVDGLPDLGHAQDLMDGLPPGDSNQLAWFDTDL, from the exons ATGGCTACCCAAG CTGATTTGATGGAGCTGGACATGGCCATGGAGCCAGACAGAAAAGCGGCTGTTAGTCACTGGCAGCAACAGTCTTACCTGGACTCTGGAATCCATTCTGGTGCCACTACCACAGCTCCTTCTCTGAGTGGTAAAGGCAATCCTGAGGAAGAGGATGTGGATACAACCCAAGTCCTGTACGAGTGGGAACAGGGATTTTCTCAGTCCTTCACTCAAGAACAAGTAGCTG ATATTGATGGACAGTATGCAATGACGCGAGCTCAGAGGGTACGAGCTGCTATGTTCCCTGAGACATTAGATGAGGGCATGCAGATCCCATCTACACAGTTTGATGCTGCTCATCCGACTAATGTCCAGCGTTTGGCTGAACCATCACAGATGCTGAAACATGCAGTTGTAAATTTGATTAACTATCAAGATGATGCAGAACTTGCTACACGTGCAATCCCTGAACTGACAAAACTGCTAAATGATGAGGACCAG GTGGTGGTGAATAAGGCTGCAGTTATGGTTCATCAGCTTTCTAAAAAGGAAGCTTCCAGACACGCCATCATGCGTTCTCCTCAGATGGTGTCTGCTATTGTACGTACCATGCAGAATACAAATGATGTAGAAACAGCTCGTTGTACTGCTGGCACCTTGCACAATCTTTCTCATCATCGTGAGGGCCTGCTGGCCATCTTTAAGTCTGGGGGCATCCCTGCCCTGGTGAAGATGCTTGG TTCACCAGTGGATTCTGTATTGTTTTATGCCATTACAACTCTCCACAACCTTTTATTGCATCAAGAAGGAGCTAAAATGGCAGTGCGTTTAGCTGGAGGGCTGCAGAAAATGGTCGCCTTGCTCAACAAAACAAATGTTAAATTCTTGGCTATTACAACAGACTGCCTTCAGATTTTAGCTTACGGCAATCAAGAAAGCAAG CTAATCATTCTGGCTAGTGGTGGACCTCAAGCTTTAGTAAATATAATGAGGACCTACACTTACGAGAAACTACTGTGGACCACAAGCAGAGTATTAAAGGTGCTGTCTGTCTGCTCTAGTAACAAGCCAGCTATTGTAGAAGCTG GTGGAATGCAAGCTTTAGGACTTCACCTGACAGATCCAAGTCAACGTCTTGTTCAGAACTGTCTTTGGACTCTTAGGAATCTTTCAGATGCTGCAACTAAACAG GAAGGGATGGAAGGTCTTCTTGGGACCCTCGTTCAGCTTCTGGGCTCAGATGATATAAATGTGGTGACCTGTGCAGCTGGAATTCTTTCTAATCTCACTTGCAATAATTATAAGAACAAGATGATGGTGTGCCAAGTGGGTGGCATAGAGGCTCTTGTGCGTACTGTCCTTCGCGCTGGTGACAGGGAGGACATCACCGAGCCTGCCATCTGTGCTCTTCGCCATCTGACCAGCCGACACCAGGAAGCAGAGATGGCTCAGAATGCTGTTCGCCTTCACTATGGACTACCAGTTGTGGTTAAACTCCTACATCCACCATCCCATTGGCCTCTGATAAAG GCTACCGTTGGATTGATTCGAAATCTTGCACTTTGTCCAGCAAATCATGCACCTTTGCGTGAGCAGGGTGCCATTCCACGACTAGTGCAGTTGCTGGTTCGTGCACATCAGGATACCCAGCGCCGTACTTCTATGGGTGGAACCCAGCAGCAGTTTGTG GAGGGGGTCCGCATGGAAGAAATAGTGGAAGGTTGTACTGGAGCCCTTCACATCCTAGCTCGGGATGTTCACAACCGAATTGTAATCAGAGGACTAAATACCATTCCATTGTTTGTGCAG CTGCTTTATTCTCCCATTGAAAATATCCAAAGAGTAGCTGCAGGGGTCCTCTGTGAACTTGCTCAAGACAAGGAGGCTGCGGAAGCTATTGAAGCTGAGGGAGCCACAGCTCCTCTGACAGAATTACTTCACTCTAGGAATGAAGGTGTGG CAACATATGCAGCTGCTGTTTTGTTCCGAATGTCCGAAGACAAGCCACAGGATTATAAGAAACGGCTTTCAGTTGAGCTGACCAGTTCTCTCTTCAGAACGGAGCCAATGGCTTGGAATGAG ACTGCTGATCTTGGACTTGATATTGGTGCCCAGGGAGAACCCCTTGGATATCGCCAGGATG ATCCCAGCTATCGTTCTTTTCACTCTGGTGGATACGGCCAAGATGCCTTGGGTATGGACCCCATGATGGAGCATGAGATGGGTGGCCACCACCCTGGTGCTGACTATCCAGTTGATGGGCTGCCAGATCTGGGGCATGCCCAGGACCTCATGGATGGGCTGCCTCCAGGTGACAGCAATCAGCTGGCCTGGTTTGATACTGACCTGTAA